In the Catenovulum adriaticum genome, ACCGGTTCTCGGCCATACCGTCCGGCGGATGTTGATTTTAATTCAGGCCGAGTGTACGACAGTGACACTGTATTATCACTACGACATGATCCAAGAACTATTATTATTTATGGCGCGGGCGTGATTGGTTCTGAATACGCTAGTATCTTTAGAGGACTAGGGGTAAAAGTCGATTTAATTAATACTCGTGAGCGTCTGTTAGCATTCCTAGACAACGAAATTTCAGATGCCATTAGCTACCACTTAGGCAACAGCGGCACAGTGATTAGAAATGGTGAAGAATACGCTAGCATCACTCAAGAAAAAGACGGTGTCGTGCTTAAAACTAAATCAGGCAAAAGATTTAAAGCTGATTGCTTACTGTTTGCGAATGGACGAACAGGTAATACAGATAAGCTTAATTTATCGGCAGTAGGTTTAAAAGCAGATGGTCGAGGCCAATTAAAAGTTGATCGCCATTACCAAACCGACATAGATAATATTTATGCAGTCGGTGATGTGATTGGCTACCCAAGTTTAGCTAGCGCTGCTTATGACCAAGGTCGATTGGCTGCTAATTTTATAACCCAAGGCGAAACCCACTCACATCTTGTTGATGATATTCCAACTGGCATTTATACCATCCCAGAGATCAGTTCGGTTGGTAAAACCGAACAAGAGCTCACCGCAGCCAAAATTCCTTACGAGGTGGGCAAAGCACAATTTAAACATCTAGCGCGAGCACAAATTGCCAATTCAACTATAGGTGGTTTAAAAATCCTGTTCCATCCTGAAAGTAAAGAAATTTTAGGTATCCACTGCTTCGGTACCGCGGCCTCAGAAATTGTGCACATTGGCCAAGCCATTATGCAACAAAAAGGCAGTGCCAATACAGTTGAATATTTTATAAATACCACATTCAACTATCCAACTATGGCCGAAGCCTACCGAGTTGCGGCACTTAACGGGCTCAACCGCCTTTTTTAAATAAGGAAAACAATAAAAGTTATTGTTTTCCACACCCTGAGTTGTTTGAACACAAATAGCATCTACACACTAAAAAGCCAAGCTAAAATAAGCTTGGCTTTTTTATAGTATATTTAATATTAGCTTAACTCACCTACTCTACAACACTTGTAAGCAGAGCGAGATAGCTTATAAAATACGCCTTATTTATTGTGGTAAACCGAGCTTAATTCAGTAACAGCTTGAATAAATGCGCCTGCATTTTCTGGCTTAACATCCGGTGTAATACCATGACCCAGATTAAAAACATGGCCAGTACCCTGCCCATAGCTTTCGAGTATAGAGGAAACTTCTGATCGGATTCGTTCAGGTGTGCCATGCAATATTGCGGGGTCCATATTTCCTTGTAATGCTACTTTGTCGCCAATTCGGCTTCTAGCATCACCAATATCAATTGACCAATCAAGCCCAACACCATCACAACCTGTAGCTGCTATTTGCTCTAACCAAAGTCCGCCACCTTTTGTAAATAAAACAACGGGTACTTTTTCACCGTTTTTAGTGCGGTGTAAACCATCAACAATTTTAGCCATATAATCTAAAGAAAATTCTCGATAGTCTTTAGGCGTAAGTACTCCACCCCATGTATCAAATATTTGGACAGCCTGCGCGCCTGCATCTATCTGAGCATTTAAGTAATCGATCACCGATGTTGCTAATTTATTTAATAAAGCATGCAATATTTCCGGTGATTGAAATGCCATTTTTTTAATTTTAGCAAATTGCCGAGTACTACCACCCTCAACCATATAAGTTGCTAAAGTCCAAGGACTGCCAGAAAAACCAATTAAAGGCACATCGCCATCAAGTGCTTTATGAATCGTGCTAACTGCATCCATCACATATTTTAAATCTTGATTTGGATCTAAATTTTTAAGTGACTTAACATCAGATAAATTATTTACCGTACGCTCAAATTTAGGACCTTCACCTGTTTCAAAATACAAACCCAGTCCCATTGCATCTGGAATCGTTAAAATATCTGAAAACAAAATAGCAGCATCAAGTGGATAACGTCTCAATGGTTGCAATGTTACTTCACAGGCTAATTCAGGATTTTTACATAATGACATAAAGTCACCAGCCTGCGCCCTAAGCTCTCTGTACTCTGGTAAATACCGGCCCGCTTGGCGCATCATCCAAACTGGAGTTCGGTCAATTGGCTGTTTTAACAATGCGTCTAAGTAACGTCTATTTTTAAGTGAGCTCATTATTTATTCCTATACAAAGCCTTATAACAGGCAAACAATACATTTAAATTACAAAATTTACAAAAAAGTGTATTTTTTGTTGCAACTAGAGATTCTATTTGATATAAAAGATACCGCGCTAGTGAAGAAAACTACAAGAAGCTCGTTTACGGGACCTCAAGCACTATTTTTATAGCCTTACTATTTTGTAAGGCTTTTTTGTTTCTGACCTTTAATCAATTAATTTCCAGCCTTTATAAACCTTAACCTTATAAATCTTCAATTTTAAGATTTAATTTGATTTTCGGCATACTCAATAAGCTGACCAGCAATTGAATATCGACCGGGTGTTTCAGGCAAATCAGCAAGATTATACCAGTCTGCATGCAAAATTTCCTTTTCATCTATCACTATTTTTCCACTTTCATATTCTGCAATGAAGCCGACCATCAACTGATGTGGAAATGGCCAAGCCTGGCTTGCAAAATAGCGAGGGTTTTTAACATTAATATTCGTCTCTTCTTTAACTTCGCGTGCGACAGCTTGTTCAAGCGTTTCTCCTGGCTCTACAAATCCAGCTAATACTGAATGCACACCTGACTGGCTTTTTTTACCTTGAGCCAACAAAATAGAGTTGCCTTTTAACACAGCCATAATGACACAGGGTGATAACCTAGGATAACATCTGTGGTGGCAACGCTTGCAATGCACTGCCATTTCCCAACCCACATGTTTCATCTTTTGACCACAACGGCCACAATAACGATGTGTTTCTAAAAAATGTTGAAATTGCACTGCTTTTGCCGCAAAGCCAAACAAAGCAAAATCACAATCATTTATTAATTGTTTTAACCCAATAAACCGGCCTGAAATTTCTGGCTTAATCGCAGCTTGAGATGCATTAATAAAATAAACGGGCGAGCGTTTATGCTCGCCTAAATAAACTGATTTATTGGCATTAATTGCATTAAATAACTCATCAGCACTTTGTAATGGAATACAAAGCGGCTGCGTCATTATATAAACTTCATCGTTCCTGACAATCAACCAGTGAGCTTGATGCTCACGAGCAAAATGTACTAATTGATTTACTTGCATTTTATAAATTTTTTCTTCTCGAATAACCTATATATGCACTCTTTTATCATATTTTTTATTAAATTGATTGAGCTATCTTGCTTTTTCTTTTTTAATCGCGTTAGATAAGGGGTATTACAGGAATCACCAAAAAAAGGTAAAGTAGACATGTTAACAGAGCTAAAACAAGTACAACAAAAATATGGCGGTGCTAACAAAGCTATCGATAATTGGCTAGAAGAAAGACGGGAGCTTTTAGTTCGCTATTGTAAACTTGCCGGTTTATTGCCCAAGGAAGCGCGTAACAATACAATTGAAAATTCAGATGTTATCGGTTTTTGCCAAGTGCTTGTCGATTACTTATCTGCAGGCCACTTTGAAGTGTTTGATGACATAGCATCAAAATGTGAAACCCATGGTGGGGAAAGCTTGGAGCTTGCCCGCACACTCTGGCCAAAAATAAACGAAACCACAGACATCGCACTCAATTTTAATGACAAGTATGCAGAAGTAAACGATGAGACCAATTGGGAAGCTTTTTCTACAGATTTGTCTAATTTAGTTGAGGCATTAGAAGATAGATTCAGCTATGAAGACAAACTAATTCATGCACTTTATACCAAGCATACTCAAGTCGCTTAAAGCAAGCTTTGCTTTAAGTATAAAAAAACCGCTATTTAAACAATAGCGGTTTTTTTGTTGAAAAGCTTAAACTTTACTCTGCGCTTTCAATTGATAATAACTCTACATCAAAAATAAGCGTTGCATACGGAGGAATGCTACCAGTTCCGTTTTCACCGTAAGCTAAATCGTAAGGCACGTAAAAACGGTACTTAGAACCAACTTGCATTAACTGAACACCTTCAGTCCAACCAGGAATAACACGGTTTAATGGGAAAGTTGCAGGTTCGCCACGATCTACTGAGCTATCAAATTTAGTACCGTCGATTAAAGTACCAGTATAGTGAACTTTAACAGTGTCTGTTGCTTTTGGCGAATCACCTTCGCCTGATTCAATTACTTCATACTGTAAGCCTGAATCAGTTGTCGTAATACCGTCTTTTTTAGCGTTTTCGGCTAAGAACTTTTCACCTTCTTCAAGGAATACTTTGCCTTCTTCCGCTTTTTTCGCTGATTCCATTTCTTGGTGCTGTTTTTGAAGTTCTTGTAATGCAGCTTGGATATCTTCAGGTGATAATTCAGGATTACCTGACAACGTATCTTCAACACCTTTTTTCACTAATTCAATATCAAGCCCTAAACCTACTGCGTTGATTTGCTCAACTGTTGATTTTAATTGACTACCAAAGTTTACACCTAAGCCGTAAGCTTGTTTTTCTGTCATTGTTTGCAATGTATCTGCCTCTTGTTGTTGAGTTGGTTGTGATTCTACTTGAGCGGTGTCCGATGTAGTTTTATCACTACAGCCCGCCATGATTAAAGCAGCTGTTAACGCACTTACTATGCCTAATTTTTGCATCTAAAAAATACTCCAATTTGCTAAATTTTTACTCACGTTTATAAATACTTACAAACATAAAAACCTAAATCTCAAATGACTCATCTGTAATTTGAGATATACTACCTGTATCGAGGTGATTAACAATGAAAATAAAATGTTATTAACGAGAGTCAACCTTATCATTATTATATTAAGCTCAATTTCACTTTGTGCTTGTCAACCAATAACACCAAAACCAAAACAAAGTTTTATTCATTCAGCTAATGGCTCAGTCGATGCTTTTCTCTCTAACGATTCAAATTGGCTTTTGGTTTCAAGTCAAACAAACCAAGTACAATTATGGAATCTTCAAGAACAAGCTCTGACTTATATTTGGCAACAAAGTTCAACTAAACATAATCCAGTTTATCTCATCCATATATCTGCCGGTAATGAATACGCCGTCTTGGCGTCCCGCACAGAGTTTTCATTATGGAACATGCACAGTGGCAAAAATATTGGCTACTGGCAAGTAAAAGATTCAAACATCCGAGACATAGTGGTAAACCGAACAGGCTCAAAAGTCGTTCTAGGTAAAAGTAATGGCGATATTTTAATATTCAACCCCCAAACCCAAGAACAAGCGACTTTTTTTGCTCATTCGCAAAAAATTAACCAAATTGCCCTCTCAAATGATGGTCAATACTTAATTTCGGCAAGTAACGATTACACAGCTTTATTGTGGGATATAAATAAACAAACTATAATTCAGCGCTTTGTTCACCCGCAACGGGTAACTCAAGTCGCTATTAGTGCTGATAATCAATTGATTTTTGCCAGTAGCGGCGCATACGCCGCTATTTATGATAGTAAAAGCGGAAATGAAGTTAGCCGACTGTCACAGAAAAATCATCAACAAAGTTACACCGCAGTTCGCTTTTCAGCTGATTCAAATTGGCTAGCTACAGGTTCGCCAGACAGACAATTAATGCTTTGGCAAGTACAAACTGGTAAACTGGTTAATCAATGGCAAGTCGCGATAAAGCAAGACAACCCTATTTCTGGCGCTATTGTTTATAGTTTAGCGTTTAAAGATGGCATGATATTAAGCGACAGCTCTTCGGGCATTACAGAATATTGGCGGTATAAATGAGCAAACACCTAGAGCAACGTATTGATAATTTAGAAACCCAAATTATCTTTCAAGAAGATATGATTGAAAGCTTAAATCAAGCTTTGATCGATCAGCAAGATCAGTTATTAACTCTGCAGCGACAACTCACTTTATTTGCAAAAAAAGTACAAGCGATGCAACCAGAAGCAGTTGGTCCACAATCACAAGAGCCCCCCCCGCCTCATTATTAATGTTTTCATGTAAACAAAAAGAGCGACCCAAAATGGGTTAAGCTAATATAGTGCTGCAAACTTAGAGGTGTGAACTCATGCCTGAATATTTTTAGATTAAACCTCAAAACAATTAAATTAAGCGCTCAGCTTGTTAAACTATAGCGCTTAATTGAACCACAATGAAAAAAACAGTCATTAATTTAATTGACAGGCTCTAAATCCGATGAGGTTTCAGTTTGAGGGCCTGTTTCAGTTGCCCCCTCCTGATCCGCGGTGCTTTCTTCTGCGGGACCCTCTTGCTCACTTGCCGGGGTGTTAGGTTCAAACGGCTTTAAAAAACTGGTATCCAACGGCGTTAATACCGAATCTTCAGTTGAACCCGTTGAAGCTTTTTCTGCTTCATTTGCATTGTCAGCTTGATTATCATCAATGGTAACTGGCGGTGTATAACCTGTACTAGCTAATGCAGCTAACTCAGCCGCTTGTTCCTTAATTGGCAAGCCTTCAATATCTTCAACTTGCATCGCTGTTCGTACTACTTTAATTAAACTTTCAATTTCTAACGCTTTTTGTTCGGCTTCTTCTTCATTTAATTTAACCATTGATTGCGACTCTTGGCCGATATTAAAAGCGCGCTGAGCTGCAACTAAAGCACCTTTACCCACCTGAGTCACTTCTGTACGTTGACGATAATTTTTATTAATAAATGCGATAGCTTGCTCAATGCTTTGTTCTGCTTGCTCAAATGTTTTTTCTGCATAGTCATCTGCATCATTGTCTTCGGCTTTATCTAAAACCAGTTGAGCCGGTGTAACGTTACGTTTTATTAAAGTGTTAATTTCTAAACGCGTCATATCGGCCAATAAATCGGCTTCCTCTTTACGTGCTTTTTCTACTTCGTTTTGTTCAATTAGTTTAAATAAATCAGTTAATTCATCCACCGTTTGACCATAGGTTTTAGGGTATTCTTTTTTACTATCTAACTCATCTAATACCTGTTTATGCGCCAAAGAGTCTGCCAAAACTTGCTCGATAAGGGCTTTTGCCTGATAACCGCTATTAAGAAACTCTTTTGTTTTAAAGGCTGTGGTAATAATTGCAAGCTCAGTGCTCATATCATCTTCTGAAGCTTGCCCATTTTGTAACTTTTCAATATAAGTTAAACTTTCTTGAGCATTTTTAAAGTGCAACGGGGTATAAAAAGCCAATTTATCTTGAACAGCTTTATCCATAGATTTTCGTGCATCCGCGACGGCTTGACCGGGCGTCATGTCTGATTTAAGCGCTTGTTGTTTGGCTAAATCTTCAACGCCAGTGGTTGCTAATTTATTACTTGAACATGCACTTAATAAAAAAAGTCCAGATAAAACAATCGGTAAAGTTTTCATCAAATTTCCTAAATAATTTTTATACATTATATCTTGTTTGGTGTGTTAACTAACTTGATGACCTCATTTGCAGAACTGATTTTTTATATTGAGCTCAAGTTAACTAACTTATTTTAGCAAAAATTTTCAAATTCAAAAGCCTATGCAAACAATCCGCTAATAGATAATTAAATAAAGCGAGCCAGATATTCAACTAGCAACCTAATTTTATTAGATAAATACCGATTATTAGGATACACAGCCCAAATGCCGTCATCCGCTTTTTGGTAACTATCTAATAAACTCATTAACTGACCACTTTGAATATGTTGTTTTACGTAATAGTCTGGTAATTGTACTATGCCTAAATGCTTTAAAGCTGCATCTACCAAGCCAAAACCGCTATTGCAACGCAAGTTGCCTTTCACTTTGACATGTCGCTGTTTGCTCGCGTATTCAAACCGCCAATAGTCTAAGGTCCCTAGTAAACAATTATGTCCCGCTAAGTCATCTAGGGTTTCAGGTTGTCCATGCCGACGAATGTATTCAGGGGAGGCACATAAGTATAGTTTTCGAGTGGTGAGCGTCGTTGACATTAATGTAGAACTTTCAAGCGCCCCTAAACGAATCGCTAAATCAATGCCTTGTTCGGCTAAATCTAACCTAGTATTAGTTAACTCAAGTTCAATTTCTATTTTTGGGTTTTCGATCAAAAATCGGTTAATAAGAGGGACTATTTTTAATTCGCCATAGTTAACCGGCGCAGTCATCTTAATTTTACCTGTTAATTGACTGTGTCGCTGATTAAGCGCTTGCTCAGCATTATCTAACCCATCAATGGCAATTTTACAGTGCTGATAAAAAATATGCCCTTCATCGGTCAATGATACATGTCGAGTGGTTCGGTACAGTAGTTTACTATCAAGCCTTTTTTCTAACGCACTGACTTGCCGGCTTACTTGTGCTGTAGACATTGATAGCTTCGTGCCTGCCGCAGTAAAACTGCCTAGTTCAGCCACTGCTGCAAATTCATAAATGCCATGCCATTGCATTATTATTACCTATATGTAAAAGTTAATTACCAAAACTACATATTATCATCATACAAGAAATAATTATAATAGGCGGTAGAAAGTATTGAGGTTAGCTATACTCAATTTCACTGATTTTTATTGAAAACAATACGAGGTTCCCCATGTCCGAACAATTTATGAAAACCCGAGCCGCAATAGCGTGGCAAGCCAATCAACCTTTATCAGTTGAAGAAGTTGATTTAATGTTACCAAAAAAAGGGGAAGTGCTTATTCGGGTTGTCGCTACAGGCGTATGCCATACCGACGCTTTTACTTTGTCTGGATCTGATCCTGAAGGTATTTTCCCAACTATTTTAGGTCACGAAGGTGGTGGGATTGTAGAACAAGTTGGTGAAGGCGTTACTAGTGTAAAAGTCGGCGACCATGTTATTCCGCTATATACGCCTGAATGTGGAGAGTGCAAATTTTGCTTATCTGGCAAAACCAATTTATGTCAAAAAATCAGAGCAACTCAAGGTAAAGGCGTTATGCCTGATGGTACAACCCGTTTTTACAAAGACGGCCAACCTATTTACCATTATATGGGCTGTTCAACGTTTGCTGAACATACTGTGTTACCTGAAATATCACTTGCCAAAGTTAACCCTGAAGCACCATTAGAAGAGGTTTGCTTATTGGGCTGCGGTGTCACCACGGGTATGGGCGCGGTCATGAACACGGCAAAAGTAAAAGCTGGCGATACGGTTGCTATATTTGGACTGGGCGGAATAGGTTTATCCGCTGTTATCGGCGCGACTATGGCTAAAGCCAGCAGAATAATAGCTATTGATGTTAACGAGCGTAAATTTGATTTAGCTAAAAAATTAGGTGCAACTGATTGTATCAATCCAAAAGATTACGATAAACCGATTCAGGAAGTTATTGTTGAGTTAACTGATGGCGGCGTTGATTTTTCGTTTGAATGCATTGGTAATGTTAATGTCATGCGCAGTGCACTTGAATGCTGCCATAAAGGCTGGGGTGAATCAGTTATTATTGGGGTTGCTGGTGCTGGTGAAGAAATTTCAACAAGACCATTTCAGTTAGTTACAGGCCGAGTTTGGCGCGGAAGTGCTTTTGGTGGCGTAAAAGGTCGAACTGAGCTGCCTGAATATGTCGAACGCTATTTAGCAGGTGAATTTAAGTTAGACGACTTTATTACTCACACAATGCCGCTTGAAAAAATAAATGAGGCATTTGAATTAATGGAAAAAGGCGAAAGCATTCGCTCTGTCATTCATTATTAATTGAGATAACGGTTGAGATAATTAAAGTCTAAATGAACAAAAGCGTCCTGACAGCACTATGGCATAAACATCTGTAGTGCTGCCTGCTTTTGCGTTAAGATAATTTCGCCTCAACTGTTCTAACCTTTTAATTATTCAACCACAAAACAAGGTAAAATATGCATTTAACTCAATTATCAAATAACCATGTTTTTGCCGGTTGGCACCAACAGCACGAACATGAATCTAACGTTTTAAATTGCACGATGAAATTTGCAATTTATCTTCCGCCTAAAGCCTTAAAAGGTGACAAAGTGCCTGTGCTTTATTGGCTTTCAGGGCTGACTTGCACCGAAGAAAACTTTATGCAAAAGGCTGGGGCATTTAAAGTCGCAGCGGAGCTAGGTATTGCCATTGTTGCACCTGATACCAGCCCAAGAGGCGCTGGCGTACCCGATGATTCGGATCAAGCATATGATTTAGGCTTAGGCGCAGGTTTTTACCTGAATGCGACTCAACCGCCTTGGGATACTCACTACAAAATGTATGACTACGTTGTAAATGAACTGCCTGAGATAATTGAAAATAACTTTCCTGTTAATCAGCAAAAAGTAATTAGTGGTCATTCTATGGGTGGTCATGGCGCGATCTCTATTGCCCTAAAAAACCCTGATAAATACTTATCGGTTTCTGCCTTTAGTCCAATTTGCAATCCAATTAACTGCCCGTGGGGACAAAAAGCCTTCACTGCTTATTTAGGTGATCAACAGGATCACTGGCTTGAATATGATAGCACTGAACTACTCAAACAAAGTAAAAAACAGATTCCCATGTTGATTAGCCAAGGTGATGCGGATAATTTTTTAAACGAACAATTAAAACCAGATGCGTTAATTGAAATAGCTAAACAAAAAGATTACCTGCTCGATTATCATTTAGAACCTGGTTATGACCATAGCTACTTTTTTATTTCGACCTTTATTGAGCAGCATTTACGATTCCACGCTCAATATTTACAGAAATAAATTAACAAACCTATCATCTTTGGCTTTTATATTATTTTTGAGAAACGAGGTATTTTTCGAAATTAAAATTCACAGACTAAGAGCTCAGGTCACAATTGTCTTATGCTGGGTTTGAAATAATTTGTTTAGGTCGTTTAAGTTCATTATTTCAGCCTTGCCAAGACAATTTTTGTTCAGCTCAAATAATATACAAAAATTACCAACTCGAAGGTTTAGCATCAAATCTGGTTAATTTATTTAGCCTTTCAGATAAATGAGCCAGGCACATTATCTTCGCCTTAAATATGAATGATCAGTAAATATTCCGCTATACCACTGGTAAAACCCCTGCGAAAACCGTTAAAATTGTCATAATTATATATTTAAAAAAGAGCAAAATTATGGGTAGAAGTTTTGAAAATAGAAAAGCGTCAATGGCAAAAACCCAAGGCGCTAAAACCAAAGTATATTCTAAATACGGTAAAGAAATTTATGTAGTTGCTAAAAACGGCAGCCCTGACCCTGAAGCAAATATTGCATTACGCCGTTTAATTGATAAAGCAAAAAAAGATCAAGTACCTACCCATGTTATTGATAAAGCAATAGATAAAGCAAAAGGCGGAGCCGGTGAAGATTATCAACCTGCCCGTTACGAAGGTTTTGGTCCAGGTAATTGCCAAGTTATAGTTGACTGCTTAACCGACAACTCAAACCGAACGTTTGCCGAAGTACGAAACTGCTTTACAAAAACCAATTCAAAGCTAGGTGCACCTGGCTCCGTGGCTCACATGTTTGATCATCAAGCTGTATTTAGCTTTAAAGGTGATGAAGAAGCTTGCCTAGAAGCACTAATGATGGCCGACGTTGATGTTACTGACATTGAAGAAGAAGACGGCATGTTAACCGTATTAGCACCTCACACCGAGTTTTTTAAAGC is a window encoding:
- the sthA gene encoding Si-specific NAD(P)(+) transhydrogenase, which gives rise to MTTQKKPKNIDVNKTTSPQQFDYDAVVIGTGPGGEGAAMGLAKTGLKVAIIEKHSAVGGGCTHWGTIPSKALRQSVSQLIDFNHNPLFSENSREMHITFPQILKHAEGVIRQQTHLRSSFYKRNRVSLLKGEASFIDKHTIQITHEDGSSQSITAKTIVIATGSRPYRPADVDFNSGRVYDSDTVLSLRHDPRTIIIYGAGVIGSEYASIFRGLGVKVDLINTRERLLAFLDNEISDAISYHLGNSGTVIRNGEEYASITQEKDGVVLKTKSGKRFKADCLLFANGRTGNTDKLNLSAVGLKADGRGQLKVDRHYQTDIDNIYAVGDVIGYPSLASAAYDQGRLAANFITQGETHSHLVDDIPTGIYTIPEISSVGKTEQELTAAKIPYEVGKAQFKHLARAQIANSTIGGLKILFHPESKEILGIHCFGTAASEIVHIGQAIMQQKGSANTVEYFINTTFNYPTMAEAYRVAALNGLNRLF
- the hemE gene encoding uroporphyrinogen decarboxylase, with protein sequence MSSLKNRRYLDALLKQPIDRTPVWMMRQAGRYLPEYRELRAQAGDFMSLCKNPELACEVTLQPLRRYPLDAAILFSDILTIPDAMGLGLYFETGEGPKFERTVNNLSDVKSLKNLDPNQDLKYVMDAVSTIHKALDGDVPLIGFSGSPWTLATYMVEGGSTRQFAKIKKMAFQSPEILHALLNKLATSVIDYLNAQIDAGAQAVQIFDTWGGVLTPKDYREFSLDYMAKIVDGLHRTKNGEKVPVVLFTKGGGLWLEQIAATGCDGVGLDWSIDIGDARSRIGDKVALQGNMDPAILHGTPERIRSEVSSILESYGQGTGHVFNLGHGITPDVKPENAGAFIQAVTELSSVYHNK
- the nudC gene encoding NAD(+) diphosphatase, with product MQVNQLVHFAREHQAHWLIVRNDEVYIMTQPLCIPLQSADELFNAINANKSVYLGEHKRSPVYFINASQAAIKPEISGRFIGLKQLINDCDFALFGFAAKAVQFQHFLETHRYCGRCGQKMKHVGWEMAVHCKRCHHRCYPRLSPCVIMAVLKGNSILLAQGKKSQSGVHSVLAGFVEPGETLEQAVAREVKEETNINVKNPRYFASQAWPFPHQLMVGFIAEYESGKIVIDEKEILHADWYNLADLPETPGRYSIAGQLIEYAENQIKS
- the rsd gene encoding sigma D regulator yields the protein MLTELKQVQQKYGGANKAIDNWLEERRELLVRYCKLAGLLPKEARNNTIENSDVIGFCQVLVDYLSAGHFEVFDDIASKCETHGGESLELARTLWPKINETTDIALNFNDKYAEVNDETNWEAFSTDLSNLVEALEDRFSYEDKLIHALYTKHTQVA
- a CDS encoding FKBP-type peptidyl-prolyl cis-trans isomerase; amino-acid sequence: MQKLGIVSALTAALIMAGCSDKTTSDTAQVESQPTQQQEADTLQTMTEKQAYGLGVNFGSQLKSTVEQINAVGLGLDIELVKKGVEDTLSGNPELSPEDIQAALQELQKQHQEMESAKKAEEGKVFLEEGEKFLAENAKKDGITTTDSGLQYEVIESGEGDSPKATDTVKVHYTGTLIDGTKFDSSVDRGEPATFPLNRVIPGWTEGVQLMQVGSKYRFYVPYDLAYGENGTGSIPPYATLIFDVELLSIESAE
- a CDS encoding WD40 repeat domain-containing protein translates to MLLTRVNLIIIILSSISLCACQPITPKPKQSFIHSANGSVDAFLSNDSNWLLVSSQTNQVQLWNLQEQALTYIWQQSSTKHNPVYLIHISAGNEYAVLASRTEFSLWNMHSGKNIGYWQVKDSNIRDIVVNRTGSKVVLGKSNGDILIFNPQTQEQATFFAHSQKINQIALSNDGQYLISASNDYTALLWDINKQTIIQRFVHPQRVTQVAISADNQLIFASSGAYAAIYDSKSGNEVSRLSQKNHQQSYTAVRFSADSNWLATGSPDRQLMLWQVQTGKLVNQWQVAIKQDNPISGAIVYSLAFKDGMILSDSSSGITEYWRYK
- a CDS encoding SlyX family protein, with protein sequence MSKHLEQRIDNLETQIIFQEDMIESLNQALIDQQDQLLTLQRQLTLFAKKVQAMQPEAVGPQSQEPPPPHY
- a CDS encoding LysR family transcriptional regulator, with product MQWHGIYEFAAVAELGSFTAAGTKLSMSTAQVSRQVSALEKRLDSKLLYRTTRHVSLTDEGHIFYQHCKIAIDGLDNAEQALNQRHSQLTGKIKMTAPVNYGELKIVPLINRFLIENPKIEIELELTNTRLDLAEQGIDLAIRLGALESSTLMSTTLTTRKLYLCASPEYIRRHGQPETLDDLAGHNCLLGTLDYWRFEYASKQRHVKVKGNLRCNSGFGLVDAALKHLGIVQLPDYYVKQHIQSGQLMSLLDSYQKADDGIWAVYPNNRYLSNKIRLLVEYLARFI
- a CDS encoding S-(hydroxymethyl)glutathione dehydrogenase/class III alcohol dehydrogenase, translating into MSEQFMKTRAAIAWQANQPLSVEEVDLMLPKKGEVLIRVVATGVCHTDAFTLSGSDPEGIFPTILGHEGGGIVEQVGEGVTSVKVGDHVIPLYTPECGECKFCLSGKTNLCQKIRATQGKGVMPDGTTRFYKDGQPIYHYMGCSTFAEHTVLPEISLAKVNPEAPLEEVCLLGCGVTTGMGAVMNTAKVKAGDTVAIFGLGGIGLSAVIGATMAKASRIIAIDVNERKFDLAKKLGATDCINPKDYDKPIQEVIVELTDGGVDFSFECIGNVNVMRSALECCHKGWGESVIIGVAGAGEEISTRPFQLVTGRVWRGSAFGGVKGRTELPEYVERYLAGEFKLDDFITHTMPLEKINEAFELMEKGESIRSVIHY
- the fghA gene encoding S-formylglutathione hydrolase, which codes for MHLTQLSNNHVFAGWHQQHEHESNVLNCTMKFAIYLPPKALKGDKVPVLYWLSGLTCTEENFMQKAGAFKVAAELGIAIVAPDTSPRGAGVPDDSDQAYDLGLGAGFYLNATQPPWDTHYKMYDYVVNELPEIIENNFPVNQQKVISGHSMGGHGAISIALKNPDKYLSVSAFSPICNPINCPWGQKAFTAYLGDQQDHWLEYDSTELLKQSKKQIPMLISQGDADNFLNEQLKPDALIEIAKQKDYLLDYHLEPGYDHSYFFISTFIEQHLRFHAQYLQK
- a CDS encoding YebC/PmpR family DNA-binding transcriptional regulator; its protein translation is MGRSFENRKASMAKTQGAKTKVYSKYGKEIYVVAKNGSPDPEANIALRRLIDKAKKDQVPTHVIDKAIDKAKGGAGEDYQPARYEGFGPGNCQVIVDCLTDNSNRTFAEVRNCFTKTNSKLGAPGSVAHMFDHQAVFSFKGDEEACLEALMMADVDVTDIEEEDGMLTVLAPHTEFFKAKTALSESFPEIDFEIEEITFNPQMETEVTGEDVEMFEKFINMLNDCDDVQEIYHNAELSE